The sequence CAATTAGAAGAAATTAATGACCAAGAAGCTTTTAACCACCCAAATTGAAATATGGGGGCTAAAATTACGATTGATTCATCAACAATGATGAATAAAGCTTTTGAAGTAGTAGAAGCTTATCATTTATTTAAAACTGATCAAATTTTAACGGTCATTCATCCCGAATCAATCTTACATTCCGCTATTCAGTATCATGATAATACAATTATTGGCCAGATGTCTGTTCCCTCAATGCTGCAAGTACTGAGTTATTTTCTGTTTTATCCGGTGCGTCAAAATAGTCGACTATTTGAACCACTTAATTTTGACAATTTACTAACTCTGTCGTTCCAAAAAGCTGATTACCAGCGATGAAAAGCGTTACAATTAGCGCAAGAATGTTTAACTGAAAATAATTCAAAAGCGGTAGCTATGGTTAGCGCCAATGAAACGTTGCGAGAATTATTTATTAACAAGCAATTGCGGTTTTATCAAATTGTTAATTATGTTGAGTATTTTATGGCTCAAACGCCAGGCAAAAAACTTACTAATTATAAACAAATTAAAGAATTAAATGATAAGATTAGAATAATGATAGAAGCCTATTTTAAAAATAGGGTCCCGGGAAGTAATTAGCAAAGGAGTTAAAAAATGTCAGTTGGAATGATAATTTTAGGATTTGTAATTGGAATAATTATTTTATTAATTTTAGTTACAATTCACGAATTTGCCCATTTTATTATTGCTAAATTAGCGGGGGCTTATGTTTATGAATTTGCGATTGGTTTTGGACCAAAATTATTTAGCTGAGGAAAAAAGGAAACAAAGTACTCTTTACGGTTAATTCCTTTTGGAGGATATGTATATATCGCAAGTGAATTAGCCGATCCACCAAAGGGGCGCGAAGATGAAGTTGTCCCTGAGCAGCGAAAAATGGAAAATATTAAGCGCTGAAAAAAATTGTTGTTTATTGTTGCCGGAGCAATAATGAATTTTTTTATTGCTGTTTTTATTTTTACAATTTTATTTGCTTCGCTAGGTTATAAATCAAATGATATGACATATTGAGGAGCAACATATTCCCCACAAGGGGTAGCTTATCAAGCTTTCCAAGGAACACCGAACATAACAGAGGTTAATCAGGAAATTGTTATTTTGGATTATTGATTAGGAACTGATAAAGCTCAAATTGAACAAGCAGCAACTGACTATAATAATTGTCTTGCCGAAGGGAAAGAAAAATGTGATGATCCGGCAGGATTAACTGTTAGTCATTTGAGTAAAAATAATCAAATCCCGGATTATACAACTACAGTCTATAATTTTATTGATGTTTTAAAAAAACAATATGATAAAAATCCAGCACATAATGATGCGATTGTTTTTCGGATTCGAACAGTTAATGCTCATCACCAATTTAGTGGCCCATTATTGGAACCAACAGTTACTAGCGCTATTGGGTTTGATGCAAGTAAAGGACCTTATACTGTTGGGATTGCGGCCCCAAACCGAATTTTCACCTCAACATGACAAGGATACAGTTACGGTTGAAAAGAAACTTTTACCCAGTCTGTTTCAATCTTAAAATCATTTGGCTTATTATTTACTGGTCAATGAGGGCAATTATCTGGTCCAGTTGGGATTGCTAAAACAATGTCATCAATCTTAGATAATGGCGCGGTCCCATTTTTCCTATATGTCGCAATGTTATCAGCTAATTTATTTGTTTTAAACTTAATTCCAATTCCACCATTAGATGGTTATAAATTTTTGGAAACAGCAGTTGAAGGAATAATTATTAGTGGTAAAAAAGTTAATGGTCGCTATAAAATGTGATATTATCGTAAAGATGAAATAAAATTAGCGCAAGCAAAAACAAAATATCAGGACATTAATCCCAATTGACATTTACCAAATAAGGCGAAACTAATTATTAATATTACGGGCGCTGTTTTATTTATTTTATTATTTATAGGAATTACGATTAAAGATATCTTTTTCTAAAATACCAGGAGGACTAGCAAGATGGATCAACAATTAGAACGATTATTTTTAGCCAATAATTTAAAGTTTGATGACCAATATTTTATGGGGGCTAAAATTATTAAAAGTGAATATAGTACGACCGATAAAGTCTTTAAAGTAATCATTGCTGTCAATGATTTTTTGCCTGTTGATTTACTGCTAACTTTGGAAACAACATTGCTTAATAATTCGCAAATGCCAACCAAAGTAGGTTTTGAAGTTCTTAACAGAAGTTATCAATTAACCGACATTTTTAGCTATCTTGAATATATTCGCGTTAATAAATCAGAAGTTAAGCAAAGTTTTTTTGGAAAATTATCAAATGATCGGTTTACTTTAGTGGGGGAAGAATTATTAATTGCGGTTTACTCAGATAGTGAAAAAAAATTAGTAACAGAACATAGTATTTATTATCAAAAACAACTTCGTCGTTATGGTTTTGCCAATTTAACTTTAACTGTTAATCAAATTGAAACAGTTAATAATATTTTAGAACTTAATGAACAGGAATTACGCAAATATCAATCTTCCGCTTTAGCGTATGATGAAAAACAGCAAGATAATAAACCCTTAGTAACAGTTAAACCAAAGGTGGGAGGCTATACAAAAGCTAATCCACTTTCACCAACATATAAAAAGATTGTTGAAATTGATCAAGATACTCCTAATATTACGATTCATGGAGAAGTTTTTAATAAAGCACGAGTACAAACTGCTGCTAAAAAATATATTTATACAATTCAAATTACCGATAAAACTGATTCAATTGGGGTCAAATTTTTTTCGCGTGATGAACAACCAGATACAGCGATTGAAGAGTTAAAAAATGGTGATTGAATTAGTGTTTTTGGGGATATTCGTTATGATACTTATGCTAATGAACAAATGCTGTTTGCCAAAAAAATCACTAAATTAGAGGAAAAAAATGCCGAACGCCAAGATACAACTCCGGAAAAAAGAGTGGAATTACATTTACATACCAAAATGAGTACAATGGATGGTTTAATTGAAATTCCTAGTTTATTTAAAACCTTAAACAAATGAGAACATCAAGCAGTTGCTATTACAGATCATATTAATGTTCAAGCCTTCCCTGAAGTTTATAATACAAGTTTAAAATATCCCAATCTAAAGGTAATTTATGGGGTTGAAGCTGATGTTTTAGATAATAAAGTTTGATATGTTAAAAATCCTCACCATCATAATTTGAAAACAGCAAAATATGTTATTTTTGACTTGGAAACAACTGGTTTAAGTAGTGAGTATGATGAAATTATTGAATTTGGGGCAGTTGTTTATGATAGTAATACCGGTGAAAAAAAGGTTGTTAATCATTTATTTAAACCCTCAAAACCAATTTCACCTTTTACAACAGAATTAACGGGAATTACAAATGATCTTTTAGTTGATAAACCTAGTTTTATTGATAGCATTGATGATATTCTAGCTTATTTTCAAGATGCAATTTTAATTGCCCATAATGCCGAATTTGATATGGGATTTATTCAGTCATGGTTGCAAAAAGCGAACCGTCCAACAATTGATAATACGGTAATTGATACTTTACAATTAGCACGAATCTTAGAACCAAATCTAAAAAATTATCGCTTGGGAACAATTGCTCGTTGTTATAATGTTATTTATAATGAAGAAATTGCTCACCGTGGGGATTATGATGCTAATGTTTTATCAGAAATTTATGAATATCAATTACGAAAATTAACATCAGACTATAATATTACCTTTGATGATGAAATTGATCAAATTCATCAACCTTTAATTTATAATAAATTACGACCAAAACATGTTACGATTTTAGCAAAAAACCAACAAGGGTTAAAAGATTTATTTACGCTCGTTACTGAGGCTCATACAAAATATTTTTATGGTTCGCCAAAATTATTAAAAGATTGTCTTGCTCCTGTCCGAGCTAATTTATTAATTGGTTCAGGATGTGTTAATGGGGAAATTTTTGAGTTAGCCCGTAACAAATCAAAAGAAGAATTGCGATTAGCAATAGGTTTTTATGACTATATTGAAGTTCAACCGTTAAGTGTGTATAAACATTTAATTCAAATGGGGGATTTAACCCAAGAACGTTTAGAAATAATTGTTAAAGATATTATTACCATTGCAAAAGAAATGAATAAAATTGTTGTAGCAACGGGTGATGCCCACTATTTAAATCCTGAAGATAAAATTTTCCGGGAAGTATATATTCATGCAAAAGGAATTGGGGGCAAAGCCCATCCATTATATGACTATAAGCAACGGGTAAAAGATTATCCAGAACAATTTTTACGTACAACAGATGAAATGTTAAATGAATTTCAATTTTTACAAGACGAAAAGTTAGCCTATGAATTAGTTGTTACTAATTCAAAGCTAATTGCCCAACAAGTTGAAAAAGTGCAAGTCATTAAAGATAAACTATATACTCCTAAAATTGAAGGTAGTGATGAGTTATTACGAGCACTATGTTATAAAAATGCTCATCAAATTTATGGCGAACAATTGCCAGCAATTGTTGCTGAACGGTTAGAGCGAGAATTAACAGCAATTATTAAACATGGTTTTGCTGTTATTTATTGAATTGCTCATAAATTAGTTGATAAATCGCTCCAAGATGGTTACTTAGTTGGATCACGGGGAAGTGTTGGAAGTAGTTTCGTTGCAACAATGAGTAATATTACTGAAGTTAATCCGCTTCAACCCCATTACTTATGTAAAGAATGTTGCTATAGCGAATTTATTACTGATGGTAGTGTTCGCTGTGGTTATGATTTACCAAATAAAGTTTGTCCAAACTGTCAGCATCAATTATTTGGGGAAGGACATGATATTCCGTTTGAAACTTTCCTAGGGTTTGAAGCTGATAAAGTTCCCGATATTGATTTAAATTTTTCGGGGGAATACCAACCAATTGCCCATGATTTTACAAAAGAAATGTTTGGCGAAAAAAGCGTTTATCGTGCCGGAACAATTTCAACAGTTGCTGAAAAATCAGCTTATGGATATGTTAAAAGTTATTTTGAATTAAAAAATGCTTTACATTTAAAACGCAAAGCGGAAATTGAACGAATTGCGAAAGGATGTGAAGGGGTTAAACGAACAACTGGCCAACACCCCGGAGGAATTGTTGTTATTCCAAATGATTTTATTGTTGAAGAATTTACCCCAGTTAATTTTCCTGCCGATGATGTTAACTCAACGTGATTAACAACTCACTTTGATTTCCATGCTATTCATGATAATGTTTTAAAATTAGATATTTTAGGCCATGTTGATCCCACCGCATTACGAATGCTCCAAGATTTAACTGGGGTTGATCCAAAAACAATTCCAACAAATGACCCAAATGTTTTGAGTTTGTTTTGCAATTTAGATAGTTTAGCAATTACCCCTGATGATTTAAATGGCGAAAAAACCGGGGCAATTGGAATTCCTGAATTTGGGACAACTTTTGTCCGTAAAATGTTATTAGATACAAAACCACAATCATTTGCTGACTTAGTTCAAATTTCAGGGTTGTCACATGGAACCGATGTTTGATTAGGGAATGCCCAAGAGTTAATTCGGAACCAAGGTGTTAAAATTTCTGAGGTAATTGGTTGTCGTGATGACATTATGGTTAATTTAATTTATAAAGGACTACCAGCAAAAACAGCTTTTAAAATTATGGAAGATGTCCGAAAAGGAAAAGGCTTGCTACCAGAATATCAAGCCTTAATGTTAGAACACAATGTTGAACAATGATATATTGATTCATGTAATAAAATTAAATACATGTTTCCTAAGGCCCATGCAACAGCTTATGTTTTAATGGCTTGACGGGTAGCATGATTTAAAATCAATTATCCAGCGGAATATTATGCAACATATTTTTCAACGCGAACAGATGTTTTTGATATTAAAACAATCTTAAAAGGCCCTGAAACAATTAAACAAGTTGTTCAGGATATCCAACAACGGATGGATGTTAAAGATTTTAATTTTCAAAATAAACCATCGCAAAAAGAAAAAGATTTAATTCCAGTTTATGAAGTGGCCTTGGAAATGTATGGGCGGGGAATTAAAATGTTAAATATTAGTTTAGAAGATAGTGATAATAAAAATTTTAAAGTTGTAAAAGATGAAAATAATAATAAAATGATTTTACCACCATTTTCAGCGATTGATGGTTTAGGAGAAGCTGTTGGGGAAAGTATTATCCGCGCGCGATTAGAAAAACCTTTTATCTCAATTGCTGATTTACAAAAACGAACTAATATTACCAAAGCACATATGCAATCTTTTGAAGATTTAGGAACTTTAAATCATTTATCATTAGATGATCAAATTTCATTTAATTTTTAAGGAACGAACTATTCTTTCGGACTTTGTTTTATAATTAAAATAGTAGTAATACTCAGAAAAGGAGACATAATTATGGAAACTAAATCAGGATTTGTGGCAATTGTTGGGCGACCAAATGTTGGAAAATCAACGTTATTAAATAGTCTATTAGCCCAAAAGGTGGCAATTGTTTCGCCAAAAGCGCAAACAACTCGTAATCGGATTCAAGGAATTTATAATGATGATGAAGCGCAAATTGTTTTTATGGATACCCCTGGAATTCATAGTGCTCATCATGCAATGGGGAAATTTATGAACAAAGTGGCATTATCGTCAACAAAAGCCGCGGAGGTAATTTTGTTTTTAGTCCCAGCGAATGAATATATTGGTCAAAATGATCATTTTATTTTAAAGGCCTTAAAAGAGCGTAATGTTCCGGTAATTTTGGTAATTACTAAAATTGACTTGGTAACTAATGACCAGTTACTAGAAAAAATTGCTGCTTGAAAAGAACTTTATCAGTTTACTGAAATTATTCCAATTTCAGCTTTAAAAAATAATAATACTGACCGCTTATTAACGATTTTAAAAAGTCATTTAGAAGTTGGGCCAAAATATTATCCTGATGAAATGATTAGTGATCAACCAGAATTATTTTTAATTCGCGAAATTATTCGTGAGAAAATTCTTTTTTTAACGGAAGAAGAAGTCCCTCATAGTGTCGCAATTTTAATTGATAAATTAGAAGAAAAACCAACCCTATTAAAAATTATTGCCTCAATTTGTGTTGAACGTGATTCCCAAAAAAAAATTATTATTGGTAAAGGGGGGCAATTAATTAAAAAGATTGGAACGCAAGCTCGCGAAGAGCTAGAACAAATTTTAAATACAAAAATATATTTAGAATTATTTGTTAAAGTAGTTGATAAATGACGTGATAAACCATCAATGATTGCTCGCTTAGGATATAACAAAGAGAGTTACTAAGAATGGCTAATACTTTACAGGGACTTGTGATTAGTAAAATTAATTATAATGATTATGACCAAATTATCACAATTTTTTCGCGTGAAGAAGGGAAACTAAGTTTTTATGCCCCTGGGGTTCGAAAGGCAATTTCAAAAAACCAGTTTTCATTACAGTTATTTGCCACGAGTGAGTTTGAACTCTTTTTGTCCTACCATAAGAATAAAGTTAGTAAATTAAAAACTGGTGTTTTAATTAAAGATCGTAATTTATTAGCAAAAGATTATGATGATTATTTAGTTGCAACCTTAATGGTGGAAGTGCTTGACCAGGTAATTGAAGAGCGAACTGGTGATGATGAACTATATAATTTAATTACCAATAGTTTAGACCGGTTATTAAATAACAGTGATAATTTAATTATTGTAATTTTCTACTTATTTAAAATGCTGAAATGATATGGTTTACGTTGAGATTTTAGTAAATGTCAACGTTGTCACAAAAAAGAGGGAATTAAGACAATTTCTTTTATTGATCAAGGCTTGCTTTGTAGGGGTTGCATTACTGAAAAAGATTATCTTTTTTCAATTGGATTAATAAAAGAAATTATTTTATGACAAGACCACCAATTTACCGTCACAGCTTTTGATAATAAAACATTTGTGACAAATCAGGAATTAATGCTTTTATTTAAAATGCTATGTGAGTATTATTTAAATGTTGTTGGTATTTTTTCATATAGTATTAAAGAAATGGCTGACAAATCAATTTATTTTAAATAACAGCGCATAACATAGTATAATAAATCAGAAGGAATAGAATGGAGTTATTTTTAAATGAAATATTCGTTAGAAGAAGTTGTTAATCATCTTAAGACCCAAGGGTTTGTTTTTCCAGGAAGTGAGATTTATGGTGGTTTAGCTAATGCCTGGGATTTTGGTCCGTTAGGAATTGAAATTATTCGTAAATTGAAAAATTTATGATGAAAGTTTTTTGTCACAAAATCAAAATATAATGTTGGTTTAGATAGTGCAATTTTAATGAACAATAATGTTTGAAAAGCATCAGGGCATCTTGGCAATTTTTCTGACCCATTGTTAGATTGTAAAAAATGTCAAACAAGAATGCGCGCTGATAAGTTAATTGAAGAAAAATATCCTAACATTAATTGTGGGGGTTGAGATAATAAACAATTAACTGATTTTATTAACAACGAACAAATTGCTTGCCCACACTGTGGCGCGCATGATTTTACTGATATTCGTCAATTTCAATTAATGTTTCAAACAAACCAAGGGGTTTTGCAAGATGAAAAATCAATTGTCTATTTAAGACCAGAAACAGCCCAAGGAATTTTTGTTAACTTTAAAAATATTCAACGTTCATTGCGAAAAAAATTGCCATTTGGAGTTGGCCAAATTGGGAAGTCATTTCGAAATGAAATTACCCCTGGAAACTTCATTTTTCGTACGCGTGAATTTGAACAAATGGAATTAGAATTTTTCTATGATCCCGCTGATCAAACTGACTGATTTAGTTACTGAGTTCAACAAGTTAAAATTTTTTTAACAACAATCGGTTTAAAATCAGAGAATTATGTATTACGTGAGCATGACCCGAAAGAATTAGCCCATTATGCGAAAAGAACAATTGACATTGAATATAAATTTTCGTTTGGACAAGGGGAGTTATGAGGAATTGCTGACCGTGGCGATTTTGATTTAAAAAGTCATAGTGATTATAGTCATCAAAATTTAAGTTATCTAAATCCAGAAACAAACGAAAAAATTATTCCACATGTCATTGAACCTTCAGTGGGGGTTGGTCGTTTATTGTTAGCTTTATTAGCTGATAGTTATGAAGTTGAAAAAATTGGTGAAAATGATAGTCGGGTAGTTTTAAAATTATCACCATTATTAACACCATATCAAATTGCTGTTATTCCGTTAAGTAAACAATTGAATGAACAAGCATATCAATTGTATGAAACATTATTAAACGATTTTGATTGTACCTATGATGAAACAGGAAACATTGGTAAGCGTTATCGTCGTCAAGATGCAATTGGAACGCCATATTGTATTACCTATGATTTTGATAGTTTAACAGACAACGCAGTTACAATTCGTGATCGTGATACAATGGAACAAATTCGTCTGGCAATTAGCGAATTACCAGCTTATTTAAAAGAACATTTAAAATAACCAAAAAGAGGTGAGAACGTAATGGCCTTAATTAGTAATGAAAAAATTGAATCAATTCGTTCAAAAGTAAGTATTGTTGAAGTTTTATCAGAATATTTACAGTTAGAAAAACGGGGGCGAAATTTTTGGGCAGTTTGTCCATTTCACCAAGATTCCCATCCATCAATGAGTATTTCACCAGAAAAACAAATTTATCGGTGCTTTGCTTGTTCAGCGGGGGGGAATGTTTTTACTTTTCTGCAAGAATATAAAAATATTTCTTTTATTGAAGCTTTGAAAATTGTGGCGGAAAAAGCCAATGTTTCATTAACCGAACTCCAAAATTACCAAGAAGTTTCTCGTTATAGTGAGGAAGATAAAAAGATTTTTGCCATTAATGAATTGGCAAAAACCTTTTTTATGAATAATTTACAAACAAAAAAGGGACTCCTTGCTAAACAATATTTAGAAGAGCGTGATATTACCAATGAGGATATTTTGGCTTTTGACTTAGGTTATGCTGATAGTAACAGTCAAAGTTTATATAATTTTTTACTAAAAAAAGGTTATACAATTAATGAAATTGAACAAGCGGGGTTAGTGAATATTAATGGAAAAGGACAAATCTATGATTATTTTAATGATCGTGTAATGTTTCCAATCCATGATGATGAAAATAATATTATTGGTTTTTCTGGTCGTTTAGTGCAGGAAAAACCTAATTTACCAAAGTATTTAAATACTTTAGAAACAAAAGTCTTTAAAAAAGAACAAGTAATGTATAATTTCTACCGGGCAAAACCATTTATTAAAAAAAGTGGTAATTTGATTTTGCTTGAAGGTTATATGGATATTATTAGTTTAAACCGCATTGGAATTAAAAACACGGTTGCGTTAATGGGGACTAATTTAAGTGATTATCATATTAACGCAATGAAGAAAGTAACGCCAGAGTGTATTATTTTCTTAGATGGAGATTTACCAGGGGTTAAAGCAAGCTTAAAAGCAGCTGGGAAATTACTGGTCAATAATTTTAAAGTAAAAGTTGTTTATAATGAAACTGGTAAAGACCCTGATGAATTAGTTAAAGCCGGGGAAGAAGAATTTATTACTAAGATTATTACTGGCGCTAATTATCCAGTTAATTTTGCTATTAATTATTTTAGGGACAAATATAATTTGGAAGATGCCAACGAACTTGCTGAGTTTTTAACAATAGTTGGGAACTTAGTTAAAGTAATCCCTGATCCAATTGAAAAGGAACTCTCAATTAATAATTTAGCAAAAGTAACAAAATTATCGCCAACAGCAATTGCGGCAAAAATTGACAATTTAAAGAGTAATTTAAAACCAGTTAGTACAAAAGGGTCAAGCAAACCACCTGTGGTGGGGACAAAAACCTCTGCGCCAAGGGAGAAGGCAAATTATTTTATTCCCGATGAGCCTTCATCTGTGGAACCAATTAACCCACCAACTTCAAATGAAATTATCTTGTCTTGAAAGCCTTATCGGATTAAAAACTTAAAACGTTACACCTTAGCGGAAGAGAAAATGATTCTTCAACTATTATTTTCCCGGCAAGCAATGAATTTTTATCAGCTGAAAATTGGGGCATTAAATAATAATAATTATCGTTTAATTGCAAATGATATAATTGATTATTATAATAGACATTTAGCCGAAGAAAGTGTTAATATTAATATGTTGTGTGATGAGATTAATGACGGGCAGCTGAATGCAATTTTAATGACAATTCTTAATAAATCAACACTGAAAACTAAATATAATAAAAAAGCATTAGAGGATTATGCAATTCTAATTAATGATTATGCAAATGAAAAAGAAATTGAAATATTGCGGAAAAAAATGACTGAAGCAAGTACACTTGAGGAAAAACAAGTGATTTCCAATGAAGTTGATAATTTGAATCAACGATTAAAATTTAAGAAGGGGTAGATAAAATGGAATTAACAAAAAAAGAAGTTAAGGATATGCAAACATTTGAGGAATTCAAAGAATATGTTAGCAAATATCTGGAAGAAAATAATAATGAAATTGAACAAGAAAAATTATTAAGTTTAATTAATGATCATTTTGAAATTGATGATAACGATGTTGACGAATATTTTGAGGAATTACTAAGCAACGGAGTTGATTTTAGCGATGTGACAGGAATCGAAGAAGTTGAAGAACAACCAGAAAAACCAGTAAAAAAAGCGGCAGAGGAAAAAATTAAATATAAAGTTGGGGGAATATCAAACGAAACTAAAATTCAAGATATTATTAAAGCTTATTTTAATGTCCTAGGAACAAGTAAGATTTTAACGCGTGAAGAAGAGATTAAATATGCTAAAATGCTTGAATCAAAAGATGATGAAGAACGCAAATATGGTCGTGACAAATTAATTACTTCAAACTTAAAATTAGTTGTTTCGGTGGCCAGAAAACATTTAAACCGGGGATTAGATTTTTCGGATTTAATTGAAGAAGGTAATATTGGTTTAATGAAAGCCGTTGATAAATTTGACTATAAACGTGGGTTTAAGTTTTCAACTTATGCAACATGATGGATTCGTCAGGCAATTACCCGCGCAATTGCTGACCAAGCCCGAACAATTAGAATTCCTGTTCATATGGTCGAAACAATTAATAAATTAACAAGAATTGAGCGTCAGTTAACCCAAGAGTTAGGTCGTGAACCAAGTTTTGATGAAATTGCTGAAAGAATGGGGCAAGGAATGACTGGGGAAAAGGTTCGGGAAATTAAAAGATTATCAATTGAACCAGTATCATTAGAAAAACCAATTGGCGATGAAGATGATACCCATTTTGGTGATTTTGTTGATGACAAAGATATTTTTACCCCTGATGAATATGCGGAAAAAGAATCATTACGGGAAGTAATTGACGAAGTTTTTCATGAAATTTTATCAGCACGAGAAGAAAAAGTTATTCGTATGCGTTTTGGGATTTTACCAACAAAATTACGAACAGTGTTACGCCTAGCAAAAGAATGTGAAGATGAAACCTTCCCAGAGTTAGTTCAAACAATTAAAACGCTTGATATTCACTATGATACTCCAATTGAAAAAGTTCAGAGTCGTAAAAACAAATTAATTGATAAACATTTATCAAAATATGATTCACCAAAAACTTTAGAAGAAGTAGGGCGGGAATTTAAAGTTACAAGAGAACGAATTCGTCAAATTGAAGCTAAAACAATTCGCAAATTTAAACCAAATCAAGCAACATCAAAAGCAAAAGTATTAAAAGATTTCTTTAAAGGATAAGGTGGGGAACACTATGACTAAATTATCAGAGCGTTTATTGTTAATCGCCAAGCAAGTTAATAATAAAGATATTATTTGTGATATTGGGACAGACCATGGTTTAGTACCAATTTATTTAGCGAAAGGTAATTTAATCACAAAAGCATATGCTTGCGATATCGCACCAAAGCCGCTTCAACAAGCAATTGACAATATTAAAAAATATGACGTTGAAGAAGTTATCACTCCAATTTTAGCTGATGGCTTAAATGGGGTTAAAGGGATAAAAATTGATTCATGTATTATTGCCGGGATGGGAAGTAGTACTATTTTTGATATTCTTCAAGAAGATCAAACAACAATTGGTCGTTATATTTTTTGTCCAAATGATGATCCTTATTTATTACGTCAATGGGTTAAAGACCAAAAATATTTTATTGAAAAAGAACTATTAATTAAAGAAAATAATTATATTTACGAAATTATTGTTGTTAATAAAGTGGCCGGTCACAAAGTCAAATCACAAAAAGATATTGCCTTTGGTGTTTTATTACACAAAGAGCAAAGCGCTTTATTTAATGAAAAGTGATTATTAAAAAGTGATTATTATCAAACCTTATTGGGGCAATTACCAGAAAAAAGTCAGCGTTATAAAGAATTAAAAAAGAAATTAAAATTAATTAATAAGATGATTTAACATGCAAGCGAAAGAAATTTTTAAAATAATTGAAGCTGACTTCCCCTTGCGATGAGCAGAAAAATGAGATCATTGTGGGCATCAATATGGTAAGCAAACAATTGCTGTTAATAAAATCATGGTGGCCCTTGATTTGACAACAGCAGTTATTAACGAGGCAATTAAAACAAAGGCTAATTTAATAATTACGCATCATCCTTTTGTTTTTGAAAAATTAAAAAAAGAACAAAAGGTACCCTATAAAAATAAAATTTTTAAGTTATTAGATGAAAATAATATTATCGTCTATGCAACGCATACTAATTTTGACGGTAAAATGAATGAAGCGATTTTAGCAACCCTAGCGGGAGAAGAGATTCATAGCTTTACAAAAAATGATCATATCTTAAAAGTGGCGACAATTAACACAACCGCTAACCTAATTAGTGATAATTTAAAAA is a genomic window of Spiroplasma syrphidicola EA-1 containing:
- the dxr gene encoding 1-deoxy-D-xylulose-5-phosphate reductoisomerase — translated: MQELILLGASGNIGEQTLSLLRESPGSFKLIAVGAGQNLVALKKILLEFSSIKFVITQQEAEVNSLATQFPQITFLTGEDGYRNLFDHFPNAYVINAISGFAGLFPTLAALATKNRVLLLANKESLVMAGHQINDLLTANNGTLYPIDSEHCAIFQCLEANNPIKQIILTASGGMFANLSLEQLEEINDQEAFNHPNWNMGAKITIDSSTMMNKAFEVVEAYHLFKTDQILTVIHPESILHSAIQYHDNTIIGQMSVPSMLQVLSYFLFYPVRQNSRLFEPLNFDNLLTLSFQKADYQRWKALQLAQECLTENNSKAVAMVSANETLRELFINKQLRFYQIVNYVEYFMAQTPGKKLTNYKQIKELNDKIRIMIEAYFKNRVPGSN
- a CDS encoding site-2 protease family protein, whose translation is MSVGMIILGFVIGIIILLILVTIHEFAHFIIAKLAGAYVYEFAIGFGPKLFSWGKKETKYSLRLIPFGGYVYIASELADPPKGREDEVVPEQRKMENIKRWKKLLFIVAGAIMNFFIAVFIFTILFASLGYKSNDMTYWGATYSPQGVAYQAFQGTPNITEVNQEIVILDYWLGTDKAQIEQAATDYNNCLAEGKEKCDDPAGLTVSHLSKNNQIPDYTTTVYNFIDVLKKQYDKNPAHNDAIVFRIRTVNAHHQFSGPLLEPTVTSAIGFDASKGPYTVGIAAPNRIFTSTWQGYSYGWKETFTQSVSILKSFGLLFTGQWGQLSGPVGIAKTMSSILDNGAVPFFLYVAMLSANLFVLNLIPIPPLDGYKFLETAVEGIIISGKKVNGRYKMWYYRKDEIKLAQAKTKYQDINPNWHLPNKAKLIINITGAVLFILLFIGITIKDIFF